From a region of the Latilactobacillus sakei genome:
- a CDS encoding fructokinase/branched chain amino acid--2-keto-4-methylthiobutyrate aminotransferase, which produces MRKSNMSELLVGSVEAGGTKFVCAVGDEYYQVKDKVTFATTTPQETLARVVTFFKKFPNVTVITVASFGPIELRKNHAKYGYITNTPKLGWHDVDFVGYLKKELARPIIFTTDVNGSAYGEYVAAQISQEPVDSLVYYTVGTGVGAGAIINGQLIGTLGHPEMGHVLVKRHPDDLNFKGICPFHGDCLEGLIAGPTFEKRLGKKGQDVDQSAPVWDIMAYYLAQAVVQQTLIIRPNKIVLGGGVVNKIFLDKVRLQFKEQLNNYVEVPKLEDYITMPLVENNGSATLGDFALALKQYNQK; this is translated from the coding sequence ATGAGGAAAAGTAACATGAGTGAATTATTAGTGGGCAGTGTAGAAGCCGGCGGAACTAAATTTGTTTGTGCCGTGGGCGATGAGTACTATCAAGTTAAGGATAAAGTAACATTTGCGACGACAACGCCACAAGAAACTTTAGCGCGAGTAGTCACCTTTTTTAAAAAATTCCCAAATGTGACAGTAATAACAGTCGCTTCATTTGGGCCAATCGAATTACGGAAAAATCACGCCAAATATGGATATATTACAAATACTCCCAAGCTTGGGTGGCATGATGTCGATTTTGTGGGTTATCTAAAGAAGGAACTTGCACGCCCAATTATTTTTACAACGGATGTCAATGGTTCAGCATATGGTGAATATGTAGCTGCTCAGATATCGCAGGAGCCTGTTGATTCGCTAGTTTACTATACGGTGGGGACGGGGGTTGGTGCTGGTGCTATTATCAATGGTCAATTAATCGGAACCTTGGGCCATCCTGAAATGGGACACGTCCTCGTGAAGCGACATCCAGATGATTTAAATTTCAAAGGTATCTGCCCATTTCACGGTGATTGCCTAGAGGGATTGATTGCTGGGCCCACTTTTGAGAAGCGATTAGGCAAAAAAGGACAGGATGTCGATCAGTCAGCCCCGGTTTGGGATATTATGGCCTACTATTTAGCACAAGCTGTGGTGCAACAAACCTTGATTATTCGCCCTAATAAAATTGTTTTAGGAGGCGGGGTAGTTAATAAAATCTTCTTAGATAAAGTTAGATTGCAATTTAAGGAGCAATTAAACAATTATGTTGAAGTCCCTAAGTTAGAAGATTATATAACGATGCCGTTAGTTGAGAACAATGGATCGGCAACACTTGGAGACTTTGCATTAGCGTTAAAACAATATAATCAGAAGTAA
- a CDS encoding LacI family transcriptional regulator, with amino-acid sequence MATISDIAEQANVSIATVSRILNYDASLSVTEATKRKVFETAEALNYTKYKTKKHKKRKVKSTKATEKNIALFQWRQGDEEFDDLYYMSIRIGAEKAAQQLGYNLIKGDTASDAMQSVVGSICIGKFDEQTIKRIVKLSENAVFIGTNFPLQNFDTVNSDYEQAAELAIEHLIQLGHQKIAFIGAEEHDNLHGYRPYRTPVVNTYRDIMQHYQLFDEHYFFVDTNARLSVSLGETLTKQALASWGDELPTAILAANDAMAIGVMNELAAQQIKVPETISVVGINDLSFARYLNPPLTTVKTFTEEMGEVGMALLQKRIENPSIAQRIVLSTELVVRQSTTKCIR; translated from the coding sequence ATGGCAACGATTAGCGACATTGCGGAACAAGCGAATGTCTCAATTGCGACTGTATCGCGAATTTTAAATTACGATGCATCATTGAGCGTTACTGAAGCGACTAAGCGTAAGGTGTTTGAAACCGCCGAAGCGCTAAACTACACAAAATATAAAACGAAGAAACATAAGAAGCGTAAGGTCAAGAGTACCAAAGCTACGGAAAAGAATATTGCTTTATTCCAATGGCGGCAAGGTGATGAAGAATTCGATGATCTTTATTATATGTCGATTCGAATTGGTGCTGAAAAAGCAGCCCAACAGCTGGGATATAATCTGATTAAGGGAGATACAGCTTCAGATGCTATGCAGTCAGTTGTTGGTAGTATCTGTATTGGGAAGTTTGACGAGCAAACCATCAAAAGGATTGTTAAGCTGAGCGAGAATGCTGTTTTTATTGGGACTAATTTTCCGCTTCAGAATTTTGATACGGTTAACAGTGATTATGAACAAGCGGCTGAGTTGGCAATTGAGCACTTAATTCAGTTAGGGCATCAAAAGATTGCCTTTATCGGGGCTGAGGAACACGATAACTTACATGGTTACCGTCCATACCGGACACCGGTTGTAAATACGTATCGTGATATTATGCAGCATTATCAATTATTTGATGAGCACTATTTTTTTGTCGATACTAATGCGCGTTTGTCAGTCAGTTTAGGCGAAACATTAACTAAACAGGCACTAGCCAGTTGGGGGGATGAATTACCAACGGCGATTCTAGCCGCCAACGATGCGATGGCGATTGGTGTGATGAATGAATTAGCAGCTCAACAGATTAAGGTACCAGAGACGATTTCGGTAGTCGGTATTAATGACCTGTCCTTTGCGCGTTATCTGAACCCGCCGCTGACGACAGTTAAGACCTTTACTGAAGAAATGGGTGAGGTCGGTATGGCGTTATTACAAAAACGAATTGAAAACCCGTCAATTGCTCAACGGATTGTTTTGAGCACAGAACTTGTCGTGAGACAATCAACGACTAAATGCATCCGCTAA